The following proteins are encoded in a genomic region of Herminiimonas arsenicoxydans:
- a CDS encoding hypothetical protein; putative TIR domain (Evidence 5 : No homology to any previously reported sequences): protein MQQSYQIIVMGQLDSRIDALKSAVIARAVNLGISPTELTFLTDSTFDQYDKKKPAMGIYFGHSDRNVSPFLKQILQDSILVAPVVTSLDAVNDEIPDELKHINAIEVASNETNVTRLTSLVFETFRLLRKERGIFISYRRIGSQPLADLLYEELDKRGFDVFIDVRSVPPAVDFQAELWHRMSDVDVIVLIDTPGFREGRWTSAELAQANLLGIQTLHLLWPGQTEDSNYSFSRFLKLGLSDFSDQTPGQGASITIEAIGNICDRAEELRAEAMALRHAHLIDYFCDLARDLALNPTVQPQRWISVDISKKSLAVVPAVGRPTSDRINAIFDSISEHKGVDDEIWIIYDSRGLHPNWLKHLSWLDSHLPVRTISMKNALPALQGHLI from the coding sequence ATGCAGCAGTCGTACCAGATTATTGTTATGGGACAATTGGACTCCCGCATCGACGCGCTGAAATCTGCGGTGATCGCACGAGCGGTGAATCTTGGAATCTCTCCAACTGAGCTTACATTTCTTACTGACTCTACGTTCGATCAATACGATAAAAAAAAGCCCGCAATGGGAATTTATTTTGGTCATTCAGATAGAAATGTATCGCCATTCTTAAAACAAATACTTCAAGATTCAATATTAGTCGCTCCAGTTGTCACTTCATTAGATGCCGTAAATGACGAAATTCCGGACGAGTTAAAACATATCAACGCGATAGAAGTCGCTTCGAATGAAACGAACGTAACCCGTCTGACATCGCTAGTTTTTGAGACATTTCGCTTGCTCCGCAAAGAGCGCGGGATTTTCATTAGCTACAGAAGAATAGGATCTCAGCCGCTCGCCGATCTACTTTATGAAGAACTGGATAAGCGAGGATTTGACGTATTTATCGATGTAAGATCAGTTCCGCCAGCCGTCGATTTTCAAGCTGAACTGTGGCATCGAATGTCAGATGTTGACGTGATCGTCCTTATTGATACACCAGGTTTTCGAGAAGGACGCTGGACCAGTGCCGAATTAGCTCAGGCAAATTTATTGGGAATTCAAACTCTGCATCTGCTGTGGCCAGGTCAAACCGAAGATAGCAACTATTCGTTTAGCCGTTTTCTGAAACTAGGTTTGTCAGATTTTTCTGACCAGACGCCCGGGCAGGGTGCAAGCATAACTATTGAAGCAATAGGCAATATCTGCGATAGAGCAGAGGAATTAAGAGCTGAAGCAATGGCTTTACGGCATGCTCATTTAATTGATTATTTTTGCGACTTGGCGCGAGACCTTGCACTCAATCCTACCGTTCAACCTCAACGTTGGATATCCGTGGACATTTCAAAAAAGTCTCTCGCGGTAGTCCCTGCTGTGGGCCGTCCGACTTCTGATCGTATCAATGCAATTTTTGACTCTATCTCAGAGCATAAAGGCGTGGACGATGAAATTTGGATTATCTATGACAGTAGGGGACTACACCCAAATTGGCTCAAACATCTGAGCTGGCTTGACTCTCATTTACCCGTCCGTACAATAAGCATGAAGAACGCTCTGCCTGCTTTGCAGGGACATCTTATATGA
- a CDS encoding Conserved hypothetical protein (Evidence 4 : Homologs of previously reported genes of unknown function), with the protein MRRTFFSFHYAPDVWRAWNVRNSWVVQNEKNSEGFFDGSVFEASQKESDDVLKAFLRKGLENTSVTCVLAGASTWSRRWVRYEIARSVVKGNGLLTVNIDGVKNDKGMSSIKGANPLAQMALYRTTSGIFLAEWKEGKWVKYADYTLAIPEKDLWFDAPRTTNIVQLSTHCMSYDFVEQNGRTNIGSWIETAAGLAGR; encoded by the coding sequence ATGCGTAGAACGTTCTTCTCTTTCCACTACGCGCCTGACGTTTGGCGGGCCTGGAACGTACGAAATAGCTGGGTTGTTCAGAACGAAAAAAATAGTGAAGGTTTTTTCGACGGCAGCGTATTTGAAGCATCGCAAAAAGAAAGCGATGATGTACTTAAGGCATTTCTACGAAAAGGTTTAGAGAATACCTCGGTTACATGCGTTCTTGCAGGAGCTAGTACATGGTCCAGACGCTGGGTGCGATACGAAATTGCTCGTAGCGTAGTAAAAGGCAACGGTTTACTAACTGTCAATATAGACGGCGTAAAAAACGACAAAGGAATGAGCTCGATCAAAGGAGCGAATCCACTTGCCCAAATGGCGCTCTATAGAACTACCAGCGGCATATTCCTAGCGGAGTGGAAGGAAGGGAAGTGGGTGAAATACGCTGACTATACGCTTGCGATTCCCGAAAAAGATTTGTGGTTTGACGCGCCTAGAACAACCAACATCGTTCAGCTATCTACTCATTGCATGAGCTATGACTTCGTAGAACAGAACGGTAGAACGAATATCGGCTCCTGGATAGAAACTGCTGCCGGCTTGGCTGGGCGTTGA
- a CDS encoding conserved hypothetical protein (Evidence 4 : Homologs of previously reported genes of unknown function) yields MAKKCFLSFHYKDDNWRVSQVRQIGAIEKQPLLDSNKWEEIKKKGDKAIEDWIADNMKGKECLVVLVGEKTASRRWVKHEIKKAWADGLAVLAIHIHNLKDSDGNQSTKGANPFTGLVVDGKAVSGKVYDPPFSTSTYVYDHIKQNIESWVTDAVKAR; encoded by the coding sequence ATGGCCAAGAAATGCTTCCTCAGCTTTCATTACAAAGACGACAACTGGCGTGTATCGCAAGTTCGACAAATCGGTGCCATTGAGAAGCAACCGTTGCTTGACTCTAATAAGTGGGAAGAGATAAAAAAGAAGGGTGATAAAGCAATCGAGGATTGGATTGCGGACAATATGAAAGGGAAAGAATGTCTTGTTGTACTTGTGGGAGAAAAAACAGCTAGTCGACGTTGGGTCAAACACGAAATAAAAAAAGCATGGGCAGACGGTCTAGCCGTACTCGCCATTCACATTCATAATCTGAAGGATTCAGACGGCAATCAATCAACAAAAGGTGCCAATCCATTTACTGGACTAGTTGTTGATGGAAAAGCTGTAAGCGGCAAAGTTTATGACCCGCCATTTTCAACTAGCACATACGTTTACGATCACATCAAACAAAACATCGAAAGTTGGGTAACTGACGCTGTAAAAGCTCGCTAA